One Echeneis naucrates chromosome 16, fEcheNa1.1, whole genome shotgun sequence DNA window includes the following coding sequences:
- the lyve1b gene encoding lymphatic vessel endothelial hyaluronic receptor 1b translates to MGRFWCFLLLYFSALFPAAASSVIQVAPQSPTFAGVSMFMEGGAYTLNFTAARDACLTMGVTMATKDQILQALKEGLETCKFGWISEQVVVIPRRASNPNCGKGQTGVVVWRASLTTKFGVFCFNASDFLETLNTSEAPLRSSTSPTTLTARAQTSTAFAAAPVTPNATEAATSAKPSTTKPPQRTTSSSTTPLFVETTRLTPASLKTVSTRAPPSPQLITSSPAVLTAASSTSVSVPPPPTVPQKPSFGALPTTLIVFGVIVMILTAAGAVWHHKLNRLTFWSLGQQKDDTETEMWKHADSELDLDGHHGDEEDDELEGADRKYSSDITLCVNPDIKKNCSE, encoded by the exons ATGGGAAGATTTTGGTGctttttgctgctttacttctcaGCTTTGTTTCCTGCTGCCGCATCTTCAGTAATTCAGG tggccCCTCAGAGTCCGACATTCGCCGGAGTCTCCATGTTCATGGAGGGAGGAGCGTACACGCTGAACTTCACCGCCGCCAGAGACGCCTGCCTGACGATGGGCGTCACCATGGCGACCAAAGACCAGATTCTGCAAGCGCTGAAGGAAGGACTGGAGACGTGCAA gttcGGTTGGATATCTGAGCAGGTCGTCGTCATTCCTCGACGAGCGTCCAACCCAAACTGCGGAAAAGGTCAAACCGGCGTGGTGGTGTGGCGTGCCAGCCTGACCACGAAGTTTGGTGTTTTCTGCTTCAACGCTTCAG ATTTCTTGGAAACACTGAATACATCTGAAGCTCCGCTCCGAAGCTCCACGTCTCCAACCACCCTGACGGCTCGCGCTCAAACCTCAACAGCCTTCGCCGCAGCTCCGGTGACACCCAACGCAACGGAGGCTGCGACTTCTGCAAAGCCATCGACGACAAAACCTCCCCAGCGCACAACTTCCAGTTCAACAACTCCTCTTTTTGTTGAGACAACACGTTTAACTCCGGCCTCTCTTAAAACTGTCTCCACCCGtgctcctccatctcctcagcTCATCACCTCGTCGCCCGCCGTCCTCACTGCGGCCTCTTCGACTTCCGTGTCGGTGCCGCCTCCACCAACGGTCCCCCAGAAACCTTCCTTCGGAG cCTTACCGACCACGCTCATCGTTTTTGGCGTCATCGTCATGATCCTGACGGCAGCAGGTGCAGTGTGGCACCACAAACT GAACCGTTTGACCTTTTGGTCTCTGGGGCAGCAGAAAGacgacacagagacagagatgtggAAACACGCCGACAGCGAGCTGGACCTGGACGGTCACCACGGAGACGAGGAAGACGACGAATTGGAAGGAGCGGACAGGAAGTACTCCAGTGACATCACGCTGTGTGTGAATCCAGACATCAAGAAGAACTGTTCAGAGTAG